DNA from Kogia breviceps isolate mKogBre1 chromosome 3, mKogBre1 haplotype 1, whole genome shotgun sequence:
TTCTGAGAGTTTTTAACACATTGGCCAATCTTCAAGTCATCTTCTGTCCTCTGAGATGATGAAGGGGGTTATTGTAATTTCCAAGGTACTAATAGAGGAAGCTAAAGGGAAGAGGGGTAGTGGCAGACAGGGTGTGTGTTTATCCTGGGCCTAGAGACAAGACTTAGGTCTCGTGAAACTAGGCTAATGCTGTGTCCTAGACCGTGCTTTGTCCCACATTTGTATCTGGAAGCTTCCATTTTCATATGTGGCCCACGTAATCCAGTCTggattgtatttttaaagttggtTAGCAAGTCCTGGCTCAGTGACAGGGAGGGTCTGGGGAAGCTCTGCCTTAGTGTTCTGTATGGCTGACAGCTTTAGAATACATTCTAATCAGCCCTCGTTGGTTTTGTTTGCGCCTTCTGTGCAGATCTGGAGCCCATACAAGCAGCCAGGATGTACTGGAGATCTGGACGGTCGGATTGAGGATGATTCTCGCTGTCTCTATACCCACGAAGAGTACATCAGCCTTGTGCTGAACAGTGGGAGTGGCCTGTCCCATGACTACGCCAACCAGTCTGTTCAGGAAGACCCCCGGATGATGGCCTTCTTTGACTCCCTGGTGCGTCGCGAGATCGAGGGCTGGAGCTCCGACTCAGACAGTGACCTCAGCGAAAGCACCATCCTCCAGCTGCACGCAGGGGTCAGTGAGCGTTCGGGCTATACCGACTCTGAGTCGTCAGCCTCGCTGCCCCGCTCCCCTCCGCCCACAGTGGATGAGTCTGCTGACAGCGCCTTCCACCTGGGGCCCTTACGGGTCACTGCCACAAATGTGGTGGCTTCAACTCCACCACCGCCCACGTGCGAGGATGCCACCGCTCGCCAGCAGCGCCTTTCTGCCCTACGGCGCTACCAGGACAAACGCCTCCTGGCCCTTTCCAACGAGTCCGATTCAGAAGAGAACGCCTGTGAGGTTGAACTGGACACAGATCTCTTCCCCCGGCCACGGTCTCCCAGCCCTGAAGACGAGTCCAGCAGCTCCGGCAGCCCCAGCAGCTCCGAGGACGAGGAGGAGCTGAATGAACGGCGAGCGTCCACCCGGCAGCGGAACGCCATGCGGCGCCGGCAGAAGATGCCTCGAGAggagaggcctggtgccccgacCAAGCCCACCGACGCCTGCATTGGAGAAGACAACTATGATTACCCCCAGATCAAAGTAGATGACCTCtcttcttcccccacctcctctcctgagCGGAACACGTCCACTCTGGAGATTCAGCCAAGCCGAGCATCGCCAACTTCCGACATAGAGTCAGTTGAGCGCAAGATTTATAAAGCTTACAAGTGGCTCCGCTACTCCTATATCTCCTACTCAAATAACAAAGAGGGAGAGAGCTCGCTTGTGTCTGGGGAGGCAGATGAAGGGAGAGCAGGAACCAGTCACAAGGACAACCCAGCCCCTTCTTCCAGTAAGGAAGCCTGTCTAAACACGACCATGGCCCAGAGGAACCAGGACCTGCCCCCTGCAGGCCACAGCAAGGACGCTTTTAAAGAAGGGACTTCTGCCATAAATCCCAGCAATGGCCCAGGCCATGAGCCCAGTGGTCACCCTTGGGCTGAGGCACCAGAGGACACCTCTCAGGACACGAGTAACACTGGTGGCTCTGTAGAACACTCTTTTGAGACCAAGAAGCTCAATGGAAAGGCCCTAAGCAAGGCCCTGAGCAGCCGGGCTGAGGAGCCACCTTCCCCTCCTGTCCCCAAGGCATCTGGCTCCGCTCTCAGCAGCGGGTCTGGCAACTGTCTGAGGACCCAGTCTGATGACAGTGAGGAGAGGAGCCTCGAAACCATCTGTGCCAACCACAACAATGGGCGCTTACACCCCCGGCCCCCTCATCCCCACAGCAACGGGCAGAACTTTGGGGAGCTGGAGGCGGTGGCCTGCTCGTCCCCAGGACGTTCGGACACTGATCATGATAACTTGTCCCTGACAGGGATGCTCCTACACAAAGATTGTTGTGGGTCTGAAATGGCCTGTGAGACCCCCAGTGCTGGAACGAGAGAGGACCCCACTGACCCCCCAGACACAGACAGCAGCAGGGCTGTTCATGGCCATAGTGGCCTCAAAAGGCACCGAATCGAATTGGAAGACACAGATTCGGAGAATTCCTCCTCAGAGAAGAAGTTAAAAACATGATAAatacaaagggaaaacaaaaagctATGAAAAGtagctttataaaaatttttaaatcctgtTTAGTGaacacagaggaaaggaaaaatagtaTTAAAGGCACATAAAACCAGGGCCTGAAGTTTTGTGTCTGATGCTGCTCCCTTCTATTCAACAATGGGTCTGATGTTTAGCTGGCCATTGGCTGTGCTGtgttaagaaagggaaaaaaatccaagtgaCTCCTTTCTAGTAAGACTTGAGCATAGTGTACCTGTGCAGATTCTGTTAAAGTAAATCCTTGTTGAGATGTTTGACTTGTTCTTGTGTGTTTGCGCTGGCACGTGTGAGCTCGTTGTCTCAGacttttctttctattctccATCAGAAAGGATCTATGGATCTGTATTTGCCATCTCACCCCATTTACATGCCATAGGTGTTCTGGTGTTAATAATGAGTGCCTGCTAAATCAGGTTGTGTTGCCAGTGAGTAGCGGATTTCTGCTGAAAGAATGGAGACAAGACGGAAATAGGCCTTCAGCCCACTGGCTGTGCTGGAAAGGAAAGCATGGTTCCTTTCTTAAAGAAATCTTCCATGTTTTCTCAGTAGCACTTCTTCATTGAGCATTTAATGTAGACGTACGAAAAGTGGAGCGTTTTTAATGCTAATGAGAGGTTAGCACTTAAGATCAGATTTGAGAGAACATAGATAGATCCCTGATAAATTTCACTGGTTGCAAATTGAGCAATGGCGCAATACCATACTGTAGGGAGGCCATAAAATATAACTAGCTGTGGGTGACACTTTAATAAGCTAGTTCCTACAGGGCACTCAGAAAGCCAGCAGGCTCTTCCTGGCCCCATGTGGTGGCATCTAGGCATATTGAAAGAAGGGGAAAGACAGCTCTCAAGAGATTTGTGCTCAGACTACTAAAGTGAACGTTATAGGTATGTTAATGAAGAAGTATAGGAAAGAGCAGAGTATGGTACTGCCTTCATTTAATTCAACCCAAAATGGTCAGAATTGATGGGACTGGCATCTTCCCTCAGGCTTGCTGTCCACAGAGACTGGTGTTCTGACTGGATCTTGCAGAGCAGGAGGCATCTCGAAGTAACAGATTCTTACTGAGTAGGTCTGTTAGGAGGCAGAGAGTATGGAGAGAGAGGAGTCACTGGCTCTGTTTCATTAAGGTAGTTAAAGATTGAGAGAGGAAAAGACCAGGAGCTTTTCAGCTTTACAGTGGTGGTCACACTCACTCGGTTATTAATGAAGGCCTGTACAAGACGGGAAGACCTAGGATGACAGATACCTTGTTGGCGTGGATGTCATGAAAAGGCAGGAGAATACTGGGAagaaatgagggagagagagaacactACAACTTTCTGGAGCACAAAGGTGCTAGACACTTAGGAGACCAGTGGCACTGGCTTAGAGAGGACCTAGCATGTGACTGGTGTGGCCTCACTGATCCAGCGTTCTTTTTAGGGAAGGACCTGTCCTACTGGAACTGGGACCAAGGGGAGACAGCCTGTGGAGGATGACGACTTGGATGAATTTAGTCACTGGGGGAAGGGGGGTTATTTATAAAGGAAGGTTGTTGATCTAAGCCAAAAGGAGATACCACCTTGCTAAGCTTTGTGAAAAGAAAGATGTGCCTGGTGTGTGTGATGTGACTTGGGCATCAAAACATTGTCTTAGGAGAAGGAGACGAAGGAGTGTGAGTAGCAGAGGGGATACTTACAAGTTAACAACTGTAATCTCACCGGGGAGCGGGAAAGTGATTCTGTAACCATTAGAATTACTTTAATCTGTAATCAAAACGGTTCTATGATTTGTCTTTGACTATTCACAGATAATTGTAAATTCTGGTTTTATAAGCCCAAGtcattttacatttgcttttccaaaatttattaaattggaattttttaatcctttatatacaaaaaaaaaaaaaagatataatcaCTCAGTGTGtgtttctcttccccttcctagTCAGCATTCCCCTTCCcaatctttttgttttatattatttaatctagTCAGTAGCTAGCCACTTGTGACTTCTCTAAGGACAATCCGCATATCTTTCTGGAGAAGAAGTAAAGTTCCGCTGGAAACTAGCCACTTGGTAGTTACTGTTCCCAAATGCAGAACTTGGTCTTTTCATGTTAAGAGCCGTTATCTCATTTGGGTACTCAAAAGAGAAGTCAAAATTCATTCTGGTTCAACTTTAGTATCCAAGAAAGACATTTTTAGCAAGGATGGCTTCCATCCTTGGGAGACATCCGAGGTTCAGCTTGCCAAGAGATAGGCCCTGCAGCATACCCACAGAAGCAGGCTGAGGAATGCTTGTCTCTGTAGCCATTCCACTCTCATTTCCAGAAATCTGTCTGTGATCATGGTCTTGGAAACCTGGCAGGAACTACCACTTCCAGGGTCCCTTCGCCTAAACTTGCTGAATTGAGGCGCCAACTTTGGAggcacatttaatcctcagattCTTCCATGATAGGTATTTTTACTAACAGGGCAAATGGCACTGATTAGGTTATGAACTATTCAAAAGTGCctcttatggtttttttcctgcatcctgtacataaaattttaagtggCTGGTCCAGATTTATAAAACCTTCCCTTCACTTTATTTTCCACCTGGTTTTGTAAATGATTCCCATGTCTCTAGGACAACAGGTAAATGAGTTAAATGAGTAGTGGGCTTGGGGCAAAAGAAGGTTGCAACTGCGCTTGATTTACTAAGCCCGGAGTCCCTTGTTTGTCAAGGTGCCTTCCTCTGCTGAAGCCTTACCTCCTCACAAGCCCCGCCTCTCTCCCCCCGCAATGCTAGCTCTTCTCTTGTGTATATGCAAATAAACCTATTATTCACTTCTAATggcttcctcttctcttccaggGAAGACTTGGTTGCTTAGACACCcctcctccttcatttctttcctgttttaatTCTTGCCTAATTGAAAACTTGATTCAGAGCCACACTGAAGACTAGAAGAAAAACCGTGGTGCACTACATCTATGCCAGTGATCGTCACTTCTAGGTGTTGGGACAAAGGTTACATTGGGACAACAACATTTGGGGTAGGAGGAGGTACCTAACCGGTCTCCTTCACCAGACTTAGACGGACTCAGGATAGTGAAATCCTGGAATTGACTCTTTTATCAGCTGGAACTGAGGGAATGATGCAGTGAAGTGACATTACAAAGAGCCTCCAAAGAATTATGTTTTCTTATGTTTCCAAATATCAAGTTGCTTTTCCCACCGTGTCCCAGACATGCAttgcaaactttttttcttttttttttccccccccccggtacgtgggcctctcactgccgtggcctctcccgttgcggagcacaggctccggacgcgccgctCAGGACGCGCCGCtgtgccatggctcacgggagcggcatgtgggatcctcccggaccggggcatgaacccgcgtcccctgcatcggcaggcggactctcaaccactgcgccaccagggaagcccagacttgtattcttaacagaaaaaaaaaaaacaaacccaccttatatatatatatcctgtctGTAAAGTCGCCTCCTTCAGTTAACTGAAAAATTCTTAGCAAGCAAGACTCTTGTGAGGAAAATCTATGCTTCCAAAGGAAGACTGTCCTTCCCTTAGTACCTAAGCAAGGCAATGTGCCAGCGTTGAAATACTAAGGTGAAGTAAGGCACAGTGAGTCCAGACTTGCCCACAGCAGCAGGATAAGGGCTTCGGACAAGCTGTGTGGTTTCTCTCAGGTGGGATATTTCAGTCTAAGTGCTCATTTGTCCTTGAGCACTCATACTAGAGTAAAAATAACGATAACTGGCTTGGAAGTAAATTTGAAATTCTTCAAGGAACAGTGCTTCCCACATGCAgcagaagaaaaatgtatatgaaaagaaaatctaaGCCATCTGCACCCTAATTGCATTTCACTGTTAGTACAAAGGTGGTAAGATGCTTCTCACAATGGAGGCTGACAGGCAAAGATAAACTTCACTGGGGCCAGCACTAATGTGGCCAGGGACAACAGGAGGAGTTGCTCAGTTCTATTCACTCAACAGAGTTTACTTGAGCTGTGCAGAAGGGTCCTGCAGTGCTTATCTACAAGATGGTCACGTTGTAAGGAAATTGGGTATCTAGTATTTCATATTACTAAAATTGGGAAGTAACTTTTCTGGAGCCCAAAGCCATGAGCTAATGGAATATTCCAGCTGAAGTACAGAATGCTAGCTTTCAAGACTCCCTGTGTCTGGCTTTGTTTAGTACCTCCACCAAGGCTGGAGAAAGGCAATAAAATACTAAGATATCTGGGTGCCAACCCAGATCCTTAAGCATGAGAGACGTTCTTGGGAACGTCTAGGGAAGCTGGCATGGAAGACATTTGGAGGGAAGGAGATTAGGAAGACTgcaatagaaagaatgaaatgctaGGTGCCTTCAAACTGCTTTCCAGATCCACAGAACTAGTATTGAACATGCCATGGATTGGCCTCTAAAACACTAGGTCATAAAGATTCTTGAAAATCCCTaagtaagggaattccctggcagtccagtggttaggactctgctctttcaCTCCTgagggccggggttcgatccctggtcggggaactaagatcctgaaaactgtgcagtgcggccaaaaaaaaaaaaaatccccaagttTAAAATGGAAGTCAATAAAAATGCAGGATTGGTTTGGGAGAAATTCCCTTTGCTGGAATGCATAAATTCCATGAAATAACAATCATATAATGACCTGAGCACCAGCACACTTAAACATGTACCTAAAACAGGTGagtgtgtgtttgttggcaattggCATAAGCTTTCAAAGGGTAACATCTCCCTGTTGGACTATTCCTAGACACTATGGCTAGCGACACTATTTGGGGCCTCCCCCTACCacttttttaacttattttttcttcatgtctCAGAGTCAGTATTTTCTAACGTTTCTAGTCTCTCCAAGACCCCACCTTAAATTGCTAAAGCTAATGtctgttcttttctcttcctcctaaGAGAGACCTGTGAGTCGGATGGAAATGGCATTGAAGTAGCAAAAGAAGTGGATTCTGTACTGATTTCTTCAGTGGAGTAGCTTCAtgaaccttgggcaaatcactcagACTCTTTGGAACTGTGAAATGGAGGTCCCTCTTAACTCTAaaatctcattctttccatttcatGGCCTGTCTACATCCTGTTCCAATGAGTTCTCATACCTGAGACATTCCTATAGTGCCCACCAGAACCAGTCTGTGAGCCAAGATCTTTGGCAAGTGTACAACTGCTCGGAGCCTCAagctcctcatttgtaaaatggggggaaGAATACCTGTCTCAGCACATTGTTAGAGGATTAAACGtgggcacatgtgtgtgtgtgtgtgtgtgtgtgtgtgtgtgtgtgtgtgtgtgtggcttagaACAGCCTGATGTATGGAAAACACTGAAGTGCTTGCTGTCATTAGCATATCCTCTATTCTGCTCTCAGCGCTTGCTGATAGCGACGTGCACACCACAAAGAAGGCTTTTTTCGATGGGGTCTGCCAAGGAATATAGAAACAGGAAGAACTTACTGTTTATTAGCAAACCTTACTCTGAAACCACAGGGAAGAGTAAATTATCCCCATTATAGTGGACCTGACTGGAGCTGAGTCTGGGGCCTTGGACACCACCTCCAACTTGGGGAGCCAACTGTCTAAAGGCTCTGTCTGAGAGCTTCAAAAAAAAGCCAGGCTTGGCTGACAGGGCCCACAGATCCTTGCTTACTACAGCAAGTCTTCAGGGGATGGGGAGCACTAGCAGATTTCATTAAACTACAGTCTTAATATGGTGGTACTGGAGATGACCCAGCCCTCAGGAGCTGGGACGGCAAacttctctctgggcttcagagTTAAAATTCCCCGATCTGGCACTGGGCCAGCCCTAGAGAATCAGAGAAGTGACAAGccatggaaatgttctgtgtttGTGCCCGAGAAAGGTTTTGACCAGAGTTTTCCATGCGGGACTGTttcacatgtgtatgtgtgttaaatATTCTGTAACATCTGATTCAAGAAGAAGCTAAGCCGTAAAAAAGCCAACAGAAGTCTGACTAGGCCAAGGGGAGAAAGGGTCAAGAGTTCAGTGCCGGCCCGCTAAACCCTCAGGACAGATCTGGAATAGAGATTTAAGAGCACGTGTGCGGCCTTGGAGAGAGCAGACAGAGGAATATGAGAGAGGAGGGGTTTGAATTGCTGGTGGAAAAGAGGCAGTGGAATTATCCTTGGTGGGAGAAAGCTTTTCAAATAGAACACATCTGCCAGCAGAGAAGCTAGAACAAGGGCAGGAAAGAGTGGCCCTGAAGGAGGTAGGGGTGCTTAGCTGTGTCATCCAGTCCAGTGCCCTCATTTTTGAGATGGA
Protein-coding regions in this window:
- the DCAF5 gene encoding DDB1- and CUL4-associated factor 5 isoform X1 — protein: MKRRAGLGGSMRSVVGFLSQRGLHGDPLLTQDFQRRRLRGCRNLYKKDLLGHFGCVNAIEFSNNGGQWLVSGGDDRRVLLWHMEQAIHSRVKPIQLKGEHHSNIFCLAFNSGNTKVFSGGNDEQVILHDVESSETLDVFAHEDAVYGLSVSPVNDNIFASSSDDGRVLIWDIRESPHGEPFCLANYPSAFHSVMFNPVEPRLLATANSKEGVGLWDIRKPQSSLLRYGGNLSLQSAMSVRFNSNGTQLLALRRRLPPVLYDIHSRLPVFQFDNQGYFNSCTMKSCCFAGDRDQYILSGSDDFNLYMWRIPADPEAGGIGRVVNGAFMVLKGHRSIVNQVRFNPHTYMICSSGVEKIIKIWSPYKQPGCTGDLDGRIEDDSRCLYTHEEYISLVLNSGSGLSHDYANQSVQEDPRMMAFFDSLVRREIEGWSSDSDSDLSESTILQLHAGVSERSGYTDSESSASLPRSPPPTVDESADSAFHLGPLRVTATNVVASTPPPPTCEDATARQQRLSALRRYQDKRLLALSNESDSEENACEVELDTDLFPRPRSPSPEDESSSSGSPSSSEDEEELNERRASTRQRNAMRRRQKMPREERPGAPTKPTDACIGEDNYDYPQIKVDDLSSSPTSSPERNTSTLEIQPSRASPTSDIESVERKIYKAYKWLRYSYISYSNNKEGESSLVSGEADEGRAGTSHKDNPAPSSSKEACLNTTMAQRNQDLPPAGHSKDAFKEGTSAINPSNGPGHEPSGHPWAEAPEDTSQDTSNTGGSVEHSFETKKLNGKALSKALSSRAEEPPSPPVPKASGSALSSGSGNCLRTQSDDSEERSLETICANHNNGRLHPRPPHPHSNGQNFGELEAVACSSPGRSDTDHDNLSLTGMLLHKDCCGSEMACETPSAGTREDPTDPPDTDSSRAVHGHSGLKRHRIELEDTDSENSSSEKKLKT
- the DCAF5 gene encoding DDB1- and CUL4-associated factor 5 isoform X2, with the protein product MRNLRGRGWGSGRPRETCWLEPRARTPFPRACRCRWSPLLLLPPSWAWLPPAPPPVLGGDDRRVLLWHMEQAIHSRVKPIQLKGEHHSNIFCLAFNSGNTKVFSGGNDEQVILHDVESSETLDVFAHEDAVYGLSVSPVNDNIFASSSDDGRVLIWDIRESPHGEPFCLANYPSAFHSVMFNPVEPRLLATANSKEGVGLWDIRKPQSSLLRYGGNLSLQSAMSVRFNSNGTQLLALRRRLPPVLYDIHSRLPVFQFDNQGYFNSCTMKSCCFAGDRDQYILSGSDDFNLYMWRIPADPEAGGIGRVVNGAFMVLKGHRSIVNQVRFNPHTYMICSSGVEKIIKIWSPYKQPGCTGDLDGRIEDDSRCLYTHEEYISLVLNSGSGLSHDYANQSVQEDPRMMAFFDSLVRREIEGWSSDSDSDLSESTILQLHAGVSERSGYTDSESSASLPRSPPPTVDESADSAFHLGPLRVTATNVVASTPPPPTCEDATARQQRLSALRRYQDKRLLALSNESDSEENACEVELDTDLFPRPRSPSPEDESSSSGSPSSSEDEEELNERRASTRQRNAMRRRQKMPREERPGAPTKPTDACIGEDNYDYPQIKVDDLSSSPTSSPERNTSTLEIQPSRASPTSDIESVERKIYKAYKWLRYSYISYSNNKEGESSLVSGEADEGRAGTSHKDNPAPSSSKEACLNTTMAQRNQDLPPAGHSKDAFKEGTSAINPSNGPGHEPSGHPWAEAPEDTSQDTSNTGGSVEHSFETKKLNGKALSKALSSRAEEPPSPPVPKASGSALSSGSGNCLRTQSDDSEERSLETICANHNNGRLHPRPPHPHSNGQNFGELEAVACSSPGRSDTDHDNLSLTGMLLHKDCCGSEMACETPSAGTREDPTDPPDTDSSRAVHGHSGLKRHRIELEDTDSENSSSEKKLKT
- the DCAF5 gene encoding DDB1- and CUL4-associated factor 5 isoform X3, with product MEQAIHSRVKPIQLKGEHHSNIFCLAFNSGNTKVFSGGNDEQVILHDVESSETLDVFAHEDAVYGLSVSPVNDNIFASSSDDGRVLIWDIRESPHGEPFCLANYPSAFHSVMFNPVEPRLLATANSKEGVGLWDIRKPQSSLLRYGGNLSLQSAMSVRFNSNGTQLLALRRRLPPVLYDIHSRLPVFQFDNQGYFNSCTMKSCCFAGDRDQYILSGSDDFNLYMWRIPADPEAGGIGRVVNGAFMVLKGHRSIVNQVRFNPHTYMICSSGVEKIIKIWSPYKQPGCTGDLDGRIEDDSRCLYTHEEYISLVLNSGSGLSHDYANQSVQEDPRMMAFFDSLVRREIEGWSSDSDSDLSESTILQLHAGVSERSGYTDSESSASLPRSPPPTVDESADSAFHLGPLRVTATNVVASTPPPPTCEDATARQQRLSALRRYQDKRLLALSNESDSEENACEVELDTDLFPRPRSPSPEDESSSSGSPSSSEDEEELNERRASTRQRNAMRRRQKMPREERPGAPTKPTDACIGEDNYDYPQIKVDDLSSSPTSSPERNTSTLEIQPSRASPTSDIESVERKIYKAYKWLRYSYISYSNNKEGESSLVSGEADEGRAGTSHKDNPAPSSSKEACLNTTMAQRNQDLPPAGHSKDAFKEGTSAINPSNGPGHEPSGHPWAEAPEDTSQDTSNTGGSVEHSFETKKLNGKALSKALSSRAEEPPSPPVPKASGSALSSGSGNCLRTQSDDSEERSLETICANHNNGRLHPRPPHPHSNGQNFGELEAVACSSPGRSDTDHDNLSLTGMLLHKDCCGSEMACETPSAGTREDPTDPPDTDSSRAVHGHSGLKRHRIELEDTDSENSSSEKKLKT